The following proteins are encoded in a genomic region of Pseudomonas saponiphila:
- a CDS encoding aldehyde dehydrogenase family protein: MNLSRLAPVADSIDVCSPFDGRLIGTVPRLDAGAVPYLLQQARQGVSDCAALPRYQRARILERAALNIERDAEHFARLIVDEAGKTLKQAQKEVKRCVNTLRLSAEEAKRNAGEVLPFDAYEGSENRQGWFSREPLGLILAITPYNDPLNLVTHKLGPAIAGGNGVILKPSELAPLSAIKLVDYLRDAGLPASVVTLATGGAELGKALVAAREVRMISFTGGFVTGEQIARSAGLKKLAMDLGGNAPVIVMADCDLVATVESCVSGAFWAAGQNCIGTQRLLVQASIYEAFREAFVRLAREQVSGDPLADSTDIGPMISLQAAQNAQKVVDEALQQGARLLCGHQRRGSCYAATVLENVDHGSRLWQDEVFAPVVVLQPFDDLDQAIALANQPEYSLHAGIFTNDLRTAMDAARRIEAGGVMINDSSDYRFDAMPFGGFKYGSLGREGVRFAYEEMTQPKVVCLNRLS; encoded by the coding sequence ATGAACCTGTCACGCCTGGCGCCGGTCGCCGATTCGATTGACGTTTGCAGCCCCTTCGATGGTCGGCTGATCGGGACGGTGCCACGCCTCGATGCCGGTGCCGTGCCCTACCTGTTGCAGCAAGCCCGCCAGGGCGTCAGCGACTGCGCGGCGCTGCCGCGTTATCAGCGGGCACGGATTCTGGAGCGGGCGGCCTTGAACATCGAGCGCGATGCCGAGCACTTTGCCCGGCTGATCGTCGATGAAGCGGGCAAGACCCTGAAACAGGCGCAGAAGGAGGTCAAGCGCTGCGTCAACACCCTCAGGCTGTCGGCCGAAGAGGCCAAGCGCAATGCCGGCGAGGTGCTGCCCTTCGATGCTTATGAAGGTTCGGAAAACCGTCAGGGCTGGTTCTCCCGCGAACCTCTGGGACTGATCCTGGCGATCACCCCCTACAACGATCCGCTGAACCTGGTGACGCACAAGCTGGGCCCGGCCATCGCCGGGGGTAACGGGGTGATCCTCAAGCCGTCGGAGCTGGCGCCGCTGTCGGCGATCAAGCTGGTGGACTACTTGCGCGATGCCGGGCTGCCGGCTTCGGTGGTGACCCTGGCCACCGGCGGCGCGGAGCTGGGCAAGGCCCTGGTGGCGGCCCGCGAGGTGCGGATGATTTCCTTCACCGGCGGCTTTGTCACCGGCGAGCAGATCGCCCGCAGCGCCGGCCTGAAGAAGCTGGCCATGGACCTGGGGGGCAACGCGCCGGTGATCGTCATGGCCGACTGCGACCTGGTGGCGACGGTGGAAAGCTGCGTGTCCGGGGCGTTCTGGGCCGCGGGGCAGAACTGCATCGGCACTCAGCGCCTGCTGGTCCAGGCCTCGATCTACGAGGCGTTTCGCGAGGCCTTTGTGCGCCTGGCCCGGGAGCAGGTCAGCGGCGATCCATTGGCCGACAGCACGGATATCGGGCCGATGATCAGCCTGCAGGCGGCGCAGAACGCGCAGAAGGTCGTGGATGAAGCGCTGCAGCAGGGCGCGCGGCTGCTCTGCGGGCATCAGCGCCGGGGTTCCTGCTACGCCGCCACGGTGCTGGAGAATGTCGACCACGGCAGTCGGCTGTGGCAGGACGAGGTCTTTGCGCCGGTGGTGGTCTTGCAGCCGTTCGACGATCTGGATCAGGCCATCGCCTTGGCCAATCAGCCCGAATACAGCCTGCATGCGGGGATTTTCACCAACGATCTGCGCACCGCCATGGACGCTGCGCGGCGGATCGAGGCAGGCGGGGTGATGATCAACGATTCGTCCGATTACCGTTTCGATGCCATGCCGTTTGGCGGTTTCAAGTACGGCAGCCTGGGCCGCGAAGGGGTGCGTTTCGCCTATGAGGAAATGACCCAGCCCAAGGTGGTGTGCCTCAACCGCCTGAGCTGA
- a CDS encoding DinB family protein, translated as MQRTEHLCLMARYNQWMNAKLYHAAMTLPEAQIVLDRQAFFRSILGTLNHLLAGDTIWLKRFAQHPARFAALAPLQQVALPRDLKSLLFPNLNRLWQQRQWLDQLILDFSQSLSEADLDSSLHYANTKGVAAERNFHALLVHFFNHQTHHRGQASTLLTQAGVDVGDTDLLLLIPSEI; from the coding sequence ATGCAGCGCACCGAGCACCTGTGCCTGATGGCCCGCTACAACCAATGGATGAACGCCAAGCTGTACCACGCCGCCATGACCCTGCCCGAGGCGCAGATCGTGCTCGATCGCCAGGCCTTTTTCCGCTCGATCCTCGGCACCCTCAATCACCTGCTGGCTGGTGACACGATCTGGCTCAAGCGCTTCGCCCAACACCCGGCGAGGTTTGCGGCCCTGGCGCCGCTGCAGCAAGTGGCACTGCCCCGGGACCTCAAGAGCCTGCTGTTCCCAAACCTCAACAGGCTCTGGCAGCAGCGCCAATGGCTGGACCAGTTGATCCTCGATTTCAGCCAATCCCTGAGCGAGGCCGACCTGGACAGCAGCCTGCATTACGCCAACACCAAAGGCGTGGCCGCCGAGCGCAATTTCCACGCCCTGCTGGTGCATTTCTTCAATCACCAGACCCATCACCGGGGCCAGGCCAGCACCCTGTTGACCCAGGCCGGGGTGGATGTCGGCGATACCGACCTGCTGCTGTTGATTCCATCTGAAATCTGA
- a CDS encoding homoserine dehydrogenase encodes MTEYNIALVGFGGVNRALAQLIAERNQAWKKQLGFSLKIVGISDLFLGSIVAPQGLDAGLLSKLPATKGALAQLPGGQVEALNEQVIKDSGADIIAEATFTNPVDGEPASTFCRWALEQGKHVVTTNKGPIALHGAELKALAQRNQAAFEYEGAVMSGTPVIRMAKQSLAGSELSGFEGILNGTSNFVLTRMDAGLGFAEAVAEAQALGYAEADPTADVEGFDVRLKVVILANELLGAQLTVSDVSCRGISGLTAADLEQARAEGARWKLIGSAQRLADGSLQASVEPRLLPLAHPLAGIGGAINAVSFNTELLGAVTVSGPGAGRIETAFALLSDIIHIHQSRTCR; translated from the coding sequence ATGACTGAATACAACATTGCCCTGGTGGGCTTCGGCGGGGTCAATCGGGCCCTGGCGCAATTGATTGCCGAGCGCAATCAGGCATGGAAAAAACAACTGGGCTTCAGCCTGAAAATCGTCGGCATCAGCGATCTGTTCCTCGGTTCCATCGTCGCTCCACAGGGGCTGGATGCTGGTCTGCTGAGCAAGCTGCCGGCAACCAAAGGCGCCCTGGCGCAACTGCCGGGCGGCCAGGTGGAGGCGCTCAACGAGCAGGTGATCAAGGACTCCGGCGCCGACATCATCGCCGAGGCCACCTTCACCAATCCGGTGGACGGCGAGCCGGCCAGCACCTTCTGCCGCTGGGCTCTGGAGCAGGGTAAGCATGTGGTGACCACCAACAAGGGGCCGATCGCCTTGCACGGCGCCGAGCTCAAGGCCCTGGCCCAGCGCAATCAGGCGGCGTTCGAGTACGAAGGCGCGGTGATGAGCGGCACTCCGGTGATCCGCATGGCCAAGCAGTCCCTGGCGGGCAGCGAGCTGTCGGGTTTCGAGGGGATTCTCAATGGCACTTCCAACTTTGTGCTGACCCGCATGGACGCCGGCCTGGGCTTTGCCGAGGCGGTGGCCGAGGCCCAGGCCTTGGGCTATGCCGAGGCTGATCCGACGGCGGATGTCGAAGGTTTTGACGTGCGCTTGAAGGTGGTGATCCTGGCCAACGAACTGCTCGGTGCACAGCTGACCGTCAGTGATGTCAGTTGCCGCGGCATCTCCGGCCTGACGGCCGCGGATCTGGAGCAGGCCCGGGCCGAGGGCGCGCGCTGGAAGCTCATCGGGTCGGCCCAACGCCTGGCCGATGGCTCGCTGCAGGCCAGTGTCGAGCCGCGGCTGTTGCCCCTGGCCCATCCGCTGGCGGGGATTGGCGGGGCGATCAACGCGGTGTCGTTCAACACCGAACTGCTGGGCGCGGTGACGGTGTCCGGACCGGGCGCCGGGCGCATCGAGACGGCCTTTGCCTTGCTCTCGGACATCATCCACATCCATCAGTCGCGCACCTGCCGCTAG
- a CDS encoding cystathionine gamma-synthase family protein produces the protein MNKKPERTGLENPGTATRVVWGGEQIRHPYNATQTPIVASAAYGYDDIDQWYDVALGKAPGFIYSRMSNPTVETLEAKLCDLENAESAVAFSSGMAAISGVLYSFLRHGQRVVSTKDSYGGTNKIFEEFLPRMGVAVTLCETFDQQQIEAEIAKGCDLLYLETPTNPTLKIVDIQRLVSAAKQVGALVVADNTFATPLNQNPLALGVDVVIHSATKFLSGHGDVLGGVACGSEALMSQVRHYREINGASLDPFSAYLIIRGIKTLALRMRQQQHSAAQLAQFLLNEPLVESVNYPGLPSHPNHAVACAQMRGFGAIVSFVLVGGMDSVKLLLPRLRYAHCAGNLGAVETIYGPARTTSHVENTLEERQALGISEGLVRISVGIEDTDDLLADLQQAFAWLRQSLKHNPAPGAVPSLNARAEVAH, from the coding sequence ATGAATAAAAAACCTGAACGCACAGGGCTGGAAAACCCCGGGACCGCCACTCGGGTGGTCTGGGGCGGAGAGCAGATCCGTCACCCCTACAACGCCACGCAAACGCCGATTGTCGCCAGCGCCGCTTATGGCTATGACGACATCGACCAGTGGTACGACGTGGCCCTGGGCAAGGCCCCGGGCTTCATCTACAGCCGCATGAGCAACCCCACGGTGGAAACCCTGGAAGCCAAATTGTGCGACCTGGAAAACGCCGAGTCGGCAGTAGCCTTCAGCAGCGGCATGGCGGCCATCAGCGGGGTGCTCTACAGCTTCCTGCGCCACGGCCAGCGGGTGGTGTCGACCAAGGACAGCTACGGCGGCACCAACAAGATTTTCGAGGAGTTCCTGCCGCGCATGGGCGTGGCCGTGACCCTCTGCGAAACCTTCGATCAGCAGCAGATCGAAGCCGAGATCGCCAAGGGCTGCGACCTGCTGTACCTGGAAACCCCGACCAACCCGACGCTGAAGATCGTTGATATCCAGCGTCTGGTGAGCGCGGCGAAACAGGTCGGTGCCCTGGTGGTGGCGGACAACACTTTCGCCACGCCGCTGAACCAGAACCCCCTGGCCCTGGGCGTGGACGTGGTGATCCACAGCGCCACCAAGTTCCTCAGTGGCCACGGCGATGTGCTGGGCGGCGTGGCCTGTGGCAGCGAAGCGCTGATGAGCCAGGTGCGTCACTACCGGGAAATCAACGGCGCCAGCCTCGATCCGTTCTCGGCCTACCTGATCATCCGCGGGATCAAGACCCTGGCCCTGCGCATGCGCCAGCAACAGCACAGTGCCGCGCAGCTGGCGCAGTTCCTGCTCAACGAACCGTTGGTGGAGTCGGTGAACTACCCGGGTCTGCCGAGCCACCCGAACCACGCCGTGGCCTGTGCGCAGATGCGCGGTTTCGGCGCCATCGTCAGCTTTGTCCTGGTGGGCGGCATGGACAGCGTCAAGCTGCTCTTGCCGCGCCTGCGTTATGCCCACTGCGCCGGCAACCTGGGCGCGGTGGAGACCATCTACGGTCCGGCGCGCACCACCAGCCACGTGGAAAACACCCTGGAAGAGCGTCAGGCCCTGGGCATTTCCGAAGGGCTGGTACGCATCTCGGTGGGCATCGAAGACACCGATGACCTGCTGGCCGACCTGCAACAGGCCTTTGCCTGGCTGCGCCAATCGCTCAAGCACAACCCGGCGCCCGGCGCCGTCCCTTCCCTGAATGCCCGGGCCGAGGTGGCCCACTGA
- a CDS encoding LysR substrate-binding domain-containing protein, with protein sequence MKQKSLPPLNWLRAFEVSARCLNFTHAAEELFLTQGAVSQQIRQLESHLGVALFKRLPRGLDLTEEGRSYLPVVQDAITRLAVGTNEIFGQHQHRPIKVRGSLAFFVHWLAPKLADFQQGHPLVDIRYISNIWVKELDGEDDLEIRWGRGHWPGLVAQRLTWDSLFPVCAPALLARLPLQVPDDLARHQLLHVLGYEEGWGYWLERAGASRVDSSRGMQFDTLISTLRMAELGQGVALARSSMVADMLADGRLLEPFEQRIEASESFYLVRGADAEQHPDALKFSTWLVEQAHRYK encoded by the coding sequence ATGAAGCAGAAAAGCTTGCCCCCGCTGAACTGGCTGCGCGCCTTCGAAGTGTCCGCCCGCTGCCTGAACTTCACCCACGCCGCCGAGGAGCTGTTCCTCACCCAGGGGGCGGTGAGCCAGCAGATCCGCCAGCTGGAAAGCCACCTCGGGGTGGCGCTGTTCAAGCGCCTGCCCCGGGGCCTGGACCTGACCGAGGAGGGACGCTCCTACCTGCCGGTGGTGCAGGACGCCATCACCCGGCTGGCGGTGGGCACCAACGAGATTTTCGGCCAGCACCAGCACCGGCCGATCAAGGTGCGCGGCAGCCTGGCGTTCTTCGTCCACTGGCTGGCGCCCAAGCTGGCGGATTTCCAGCAGGGCCATCCGCTGGTGGATATCCGCTACATCAGCAACATCTGGGTCAAGGAACTGGATGGCGAGGACGACCTGGAAATCCGCTGGGGCCGCGGTCACTGGCCGGGGCTGGTGGCCCAGCGCCTGACCTGGGACAGCCTGTTCCCGGTCTGCGCACCGGCCTTGCTGGCGCGCCTGCCGCTGCAGGTGCCGGACGATCTGGCCCGCCATCAACTGCTGCATGTGCTGGGCTATGAAGAGGGCTGGGGCTACTGGCTTGAACGGGCCGGCGCTAGCCGCGTGGACTCGTCCCGGGGCATGCAGTTCGACACCCTGATCTCGACCCTGCGCATGGCCGAGCTGGGGCAGGGCGTGGCCCTGGCCCGTTCCTCGATGGTCGCCGACATGCTGGCCGACGGGCGTCTGCTGGAGCCCTTCGAGCAGCGTATCGAGGCCAGCGAATCCTTTTACCTGGTGCGCGGCGCCGATGCCGAGCAACACCCCGATGCGCTGAAGTTTTCCACCTGGCTGGTGGAGCAGGCCCATCGCTACAAATGA
- a CDS encoding YceK/YidQ family lipoprotein, translating into MRAAKIRSLRNGIIKALNAVLTLSLLSLAGCGTLIARTPNAHSGYDYYKGTQANIELLTMRGASGYDGYTTVFCWMSIVCPVVAIVSLPVDAVADTALLPYDAMNH; encoded by the coding sequence ATGCGCGCGGCAAAAATCCGCTCGCTAAGGAATGGCATCATCAAAGCGCTCAACGCTGTACTGACATTGTCCCTGCTGTCCCTGGCGGGCTGCGGCACCCTGATCGCCCGCACCCCCAATGCCCATAGCGGCTACGACTACTACAAAGGCACCCAGGCCAATATCGAACTGCTGACCATGCGCGGCGCCAGCGGCTACGACGGCTATACCACGGTCTTCTGCTGGATGAGCATCGTCTGCCCGGTGGTGGCCATCGTCAGCCTGCCGGTGGACGCCGTGGCCGACACCGCGCTGCTGCCCTATGACGCGATGAATCACTGA
- a CDS encoding LysR family transcriptional regulator, whose product MSNIEKPNSRLFDLDLLRAIVTVADCGSFTTAASRLHSTQSTVSQKIRRLEEMAGHRLLERGNRDVLPTDAGATLLGYARRLLALNDEMLEALSGATVALTVRIGVPDDFAAGRTTEQLAAFNRRYPQVKLEVTSGMSRDLSASYDRGELDLVVLKQLRNSREALGCWPEKTRWVDSAKNPCIDLDPLPIVTFPPRGVYRDEMINALESIGRRWHISFTSSSLSGLQSAIADGMGIGLLPLRAVTAGHQVLARSTGLPSVDVFEVALLHRPAADPMVKELARVLSRVLAQDTRG is encoded by the coding sequence ATGAGCAACATCGAGAAACCCAATAGCCGCCTGTTCGACCTCGACTTGCTGCGAGCCATTGTCACGGTGGCCGATTGTGGCAGTTTCACCACGGCGGCCAGTCGCCTGCACTCGACCCAATCCACCGTCAGCCAGAAGATCCGCCGCCTGGAGGAAATGGCCGGGCATCGGCTGCTGGAACGCGGCAATCGCGACGTACTGCCCACCGATGCCGGCGCCACGCTGCTGGGATATGCCCGGCGCCTGCTGGCGCTGAATGACGAGATGCTTGAGGCGCTGTCCGGCGCGACGGTGGCGCTGACGGTGCGGATCGGCGTGCCGGATGACTTTGCCGCCGGGCGCACCACCGAGCAGTTGGCCGCCTTCAACCGCCGCTATCCCCAGGTCAAGCTGGAAGTCACCAGCGGCATGAGTCGCGACCTGAGCGCCAGCTATGACCGCGGCGAACTGGACCTGGTGGTGCTCAAGCAACTGCGCAATAGCCGCGAGGCCCTCGGCTGCTGGCCGGAGAAGACCCGCTGGGTGGACAGCGCGAAAAATCCCTGCATCGACCTCGACCCGCTGCCTATCGTCACCTTCCCGCCGCGTGGGGTGTACCGCGATGAAATGATCAATGCCCTGGAGTCCATCGGACGGCGCTGGCACATCAGTTTCACCAGTTCCAGCCTCAGTGGCCTGCAGTCGGCGATTGCCGATGGCATGGGCATCGGCCTGCTGCCGTTGCGCGCAGTGACGGCGGGGCATCAGGTGCTGGCCCGCAGCACCGGGCTGCCATCGGTGGATGTGTTCGAGGTGGCGTTGCTGCACCGTCCGGCGGCGGATCCCATGGTCAAGGAGCTGGCCCGGGTATTGTCTCGGGTGCTGGCCCAGGACACCCGGGGCTGA
- a CDS encoding amino acid permease — MSLQEQQTDLRGGFKQEMQTRHIVMLALGGVIGTGLFLTSGYTVNQAGPLGAVIAYIIGALMVYLVMMCLGELAVQMPETGSFSTYATRFLGPGTGYTVAWLYWLTWTVAIGSEFTAAGILMARWFPETPVWIWSALFAMVVFLSNVVSVRLFAETEFWLSLVKVVTVLAFLAVGCGAILGFLHIDQAHSIGLSNFTREGLFPTGFMPIAMTLLAVAFAFSGTELIGIAAGETRDPQRNVPRAIRTTVLRLAIFFVGTIFVLATLLPREQAGLVESPFVTVFTYIGIPYSADIMNFVIISALLSAANSGLYAASRMLWTLSDQGHLPKQFSALTRMGTPLNAIIVSMAGGAASLLSSVFAPDTIYLALVSISGLAVVVVWMSIAASQIAFRRHYVANGGDVRDLKFRVRGYPWVPLGALFCCALACIGIGFDPEQRVALYFGVPFIAWCYFVYYITRSSRQRRLALAPLARSSDALPG, encoded by the coding sequence ATGTCCCTACAAGAACAACAGACCGACTTGCGCGGCGGCTTCAAGCAAGAAATGCAGACACGGCACATTGTCATGCTCGCCCTCGGCGGGGTGATCGGCACCGGACTGTTCCTCACTTCCGGCTACACGGTGAACCAGGCCGGTCCGCTGGGCGCGGTGATCGCCTACATCATCGGCGCGCTGATGGTGTACCTGGTGATGATGTGCCTGGGCGAACTGGCGGTGCAGATGCCCGAGACCGGCTCCTTCAGCACCTACGCCACACGCTTTCTCGGCCCTGGCACCGGCTACACCGTGGCCTGGCTGTACTGGCTGACCTGGACCGTGGCCATCGGCTCGGAATTCACCGCCGCCGGCATCCTCATGGCCCGCTGGTTCCCCGAGACCCCGGTGTGGATCTGGAGCGCGCTGTTCGCCATGGTGGTGTTCCTGTCCAACGTGGTGTCGGTGCGGCTGTTCGCCGAAACCGAGTTCTGGCTGTCGCTGGTCAAGGTGGTCACCGTGCTGGCGTTCCTGGCAGTGGGTTGCGGGGCGATCCTCGGCTTTCTGCACATCGACCAGGCCCACAGCATCGGCCTGAGCAACTTCACCCGCGAGGGGCTGTTCCCCACCGGCTTCATGCCGATCGCCATGACCCTGCTGGCGGTGGCCTTCGCCTTCTCCGGCACCGAGCTGATCGGTATCGCCGCTGGCGAAACTCGTGACCCGCAACGCAACGTGCCACGGGCGATCCGCACCACGGTGCTGCGCCTGGCGATCTTCTTCGTCGGCACCATCTTCGTTCTCGCGACTCTGTTGCCCCGGGAGCAGGCCGGTCTGGTGGAAAGTCCGTTCGTCACGGTGTTCACCTACATCGGCATTCCCTACTCGGCCGACATCATGAACTTCGTGATCATCAGCGCGCTGCTGTCCGCCGCCAACTCCGGGTTGTACGCCGCCTCGCGGATGCTCTGGACCCTGAGCGACCAGGGCCATTTGCCCAAGCAGTTCTCGGCCCTGACCCGCATGGGCACGCCGCTCAACGCGATCATCGTGAGCATGGCCGGCGGCGCCGCTTCGCTGCTCAGCAGCGTGTTCGCCCCGGACACCATCTACCTGGCCCTGGTGTCGATTTCCGGGCTGGCGGTAGTGGTGGTGTGGATGAGCATCGCCGCCAGCCAGATCGCCTTCCGCCGTCACTATGTGGCCAACGGCGGTGATGTGCGCGATCTGAAGTTCCGTGTCCGTGGCTACCCCTGGGTGCCGCTGGGTGCACTGTTCTGTTGCGCCCTGGCTTGTATCGGCATCGGCTTCGACCCCGAGCAGCGGGTGGCCCTGTACTTCGGTGTGCCGTTCATCGCCTGGTGCTACTTCGTGTATTACATTACCCGCAGTAGCCGCCAGCGGCGCCTGGCCCTGGCACCCCTGGCACGCTCGTCCGATGCCCTGCCGGGCTGA
- the thrC gene encoding threonine synthase gives MRYVSTRSAAEQVDFATVVLSGVAADGGLYVPQRLPCFSPQEIANWSTLDYPELAFRVLSPFVGDSLPEADFKALLHRAYSGFGHRAVAPLRQIDRNEWLLELFHGPSGSAKDFAARLQAQLVSYFLQRRQRRGVLVGASNGDTGLAAIDAFKDCPQTQVLVFYPQNAVPEQQGRQLQAAHHPGLWRFAVQGSFDDCQTLVSRLLRQWPLPEHEAIGFNSSNWVGVMAQLVLYFHAVLQLGGGQRPIGFSVPAASFAEVYAGYIVQKMGLPITQMIVATNSNDALHQLFLKNRYSRGQARQSLSPAMDLSLFANLERLVWELYGQDPQAVAALMRGFEDSGEMSLNNEAWLQARMIIDSYSVSDEETGKEIVSLYRDTGYVIDPHAATGVLAARLYRRSLVAPMVTLGEIAPAKSARLLGELGIPGVVPPAVVAPSTQQWQTLAADDFAALLHSLKAL, from the coding sequence ATGCGCTATGTGAGTACCCGCAGTGCCGCCGAACAGGTGGATTTTGCAACCGTGGTCCTGTCCGGCGTGGCCGCCGACGGCGGGCTTTATGTGCCGCAGCGGCTGCCGTGTTTCAGCCCCCAGGAAATAGCCAACTGGTCGACCCTGGATTACCCCGAACTGGCCTTTCGCGTGCTCAGCCCCTTTGTCGGCGACAGCCTGCCCGAGGCCGATTTCAAGGCGTTGCTGCACAGGGCCTACAGCGGTTTTGGCCATCGCGCGGTGGCGCCCCTGCGGCAGATCGATCGCAACGAATGGCTGCTGGAGCTGTTTCATGGCCCCAGCGGTTCGGCCAAGGACTTTGCCGCGCGCCTGCAGGCCCAGCTGGTGAGCTACTTTCTCCAGCGCCGGCAGCGTCGCGGGGTGCTGGTGGGCGCCAGTAACGGCGACACCGGGCTGGCGGCAATCGACGCCTTCAAGGACTGCCCGCAGACCCAGGTGCTGGTGTTCTATCCGCAAAACGCCGTGCCCGAGCAGCAGGGGCGGCAGTTGCAGGCGGCCCATCACCCGGGGCTGTGGCGCTTTGCGGTGCAGGGCAGTTTCGACGACTGCCAGACCCTGGTCAGCCGCCTGCTGCGCCAGTGGCCGTTGCCCGAGCACGAGGCAATCGGCTTCAACTCCAGCAACTGGGTGGGGGTCATGGCCCAGCTGGTGCTGTATTTCCATGCCGTGCTGCAACTGGGCGGCGGCCAGCGGCCCATCGGCTTCAGCGTGCCGGCGGCGAGTTTCGCCGAAGTCTATGCCGGCTACATCGTGCAGAAGATGGGCCTGCCGATCACCCAGATGATTGTCGCCACCAATAGCAATGACGCGCTGCATCAGCTGTTCCTGAAGAACCGCTACTCCCGCGGGCAGGCCCGCCAGAGCCTGTCGCCGGCCATGGACCTGTCGCTGTTCGCCAACCTCGAACGCCTGGTCTGGGAGCTGTATGGCCAGGACCCGCAGGCAGTGGCGGCGCTGATGCGCGGGTTCGAGGACAGCGGCGAGATGAGCCTGAACAACGAGGCCTGGCTGCAGGCGCGGATGATCATCGACTCCTATTCGGTGAGCGACGAAGAGACCGGCAAGGAGATCGTCAGCCTGTATCGGGACACCGGCTACGTCATCGATCCCCATGCCGCCACCGGGGTTCTGGCGGCGCGCCTGTACCGCCGCAGCCTGGTGGCGCCGATGGTCACCCTGGGGGAAATCGCCCCGGCCAAGTCGGCACGGCTGCTGGGTGAGCTGGGCATTCCCGGGGTGGTCCCGCCAGCGGTGGTAGCGCCCTCGACGCAGCAATGGCAGACCCTGGCGGCGGATGATTTTGCCGCGCTGCTGCATAGCCTGAAGGCACTATGA
- a CDS encoding Lrp/AsnC family transcriptional regulator has product MKRILDPLDERILAELSVNARAAHAELAAKVNLSRNAVRQRIERLERDGAIQGYTIRVGEGRGADTRINALIFVYRYDRMRGAEVLQALRAMPEIVQCEVLSGEFDVLVRVSAATAERVHRVWNDIAALPGVENTVTSFVLSSVS; this is encoded by the coding sequence ATGAAGCGGATTCTCGATCCTCTGGACGAGCGCATCCTGGCCGAGCTGAGCGTCAATGCCCGGGCGGCCCACGCCGAGCTGGCGGCCAAGGTCAACCTGTCGCGCAACGCCGTGCGCCAGCGCATCGAACGCCTGGAGCGCGACGGCGCGATCCAGGGCTACACCATTCGCGTGGGCGAGGGGCGCGGGGCGGACACCCGGATCAATGCGCTGATCTTCGTCTACCGCTACGACCGCATGCGCGGCGCCGAGGTATTGCAGGCCTTGCGGGCCATGCCGGAGATCGTCCAGTGCGAAGTGCTCAGCGGCGAGTTCGACGTGCTGGTGCGGGTCAGCGCCGCCACCGCGGAGCGGGTGCACCGGGTATGGAACGACATCGCCGCCTTGCCGGGGGTGGAAAATACCGTGACTTCCTTTGTCTTGTCGTCGGTGAGCTAG
- a CDS encoding YceK/YidQ family lipoprotein, with translation MLNILLLTGCGTYMARGSQGMDWRDDRYYRATKTNAQLLTGYDMGYARMLTGGCWVMVVCPILMIASLPLDAAADTLLLPYDAFQPERPKRNMHVDMKKLSEEDLGALPISAEVQDPTAHTPPITPQAD, from the coding sequence TTGCTCAACATCCTGCTGCTGACTGGCTGCGGCACCTACATGGCCCGTGGCTCCCAGGGCATGGACTGGCGCGACGATCGCTATTACCGCGCCACCAAGACCAACGCGCAACTGCTTACCGGCTACGACATGGGCTATGCGCGCATGCTCACCGGCGGCTGCTGGGTGATGGTGGTGTGCCCGATCCTGATGATCGCCAGCCTGCCCCTGGACGCGGCGGCCGATACCCTGCTGCTACCCTATGACGCCTTCCAGCCGGAACGGCCCAAGCGCAACATGCACGTGGACATGAAGAAGCTGTCCGAGGAAGACCTGGGGGCATTGCCCATCAGTGCCGAGGTGCAAGACCCGACGGCCCACACCCCACCCATCACCCCGCAGGCTGACTGA